The Methylococcus sp. Mc7 genomic sequence TTCGCCTCTGCGGTTCTTCAGCAGGTCGGAAATACGACTCGACATCAACAACCTCGGGTTTGGTACATTGTCAAATTCCGCATTCTACACCAAGCCCCTCAGGCCTTGACCCGGCGCGCGGCGAAGGCCGGCAGCACCACGAGGGCGCAGACCAGGGACAGCATCAGGCCGATGGCCAGCAGGATACCCATGGACGACATGCCCGGGTGGGGCGTGAAGGCGAGGCTGGCGAAGCTGAATACGGTGGTCAGGGCGCCGTAGAACACGCCTTTGGCTTCGCTGGAGTCCAGCAGAGCGTCGTGCGTGGACTTCAGGTAATGCAGCCGGTGCGCCATGTGGATGCCGTTGTCGACGCCCAGGCCGAACAGCAGGGGCAGGGCGATGATATTGGCGAAATTGAAGGGCACGTGGATGAGCACCGTCACGGCCGCGGTGAACAGAGAGGCGAGCAGCAGGGGCAACAGGACCAGCAGGGTATCCTTGAGGTTTCTCAGGATCAGAAGCAACAGAAGCGTGATCGCGCCGAGCGCCGTGCCGAAAGCCTGTACGAAAGCGACGATGACGGCGTTCATCGACTCCAGGTAGGTCACCGGCAGGTCGGTGACGTCGGGGTCCACCGTCTGGGCTTCCTGGATGAATTCCCGCAGCTTGTCCAGGTCGTTCAGGTCGTTCCGGGGAAATATCTGCAGGCGGTACAGCCCGTCCTTGCTGATCCAGCGCTCGCGGATATCCGCGGGGAGGGAGTCCAGGGTGATCGGCTCGGCTTCCAGGCTGGTATTCAGATTGTTGATGGTTTTTCTCAAGCCTCCCAGAACGCTTTTTTCGAGGGCGTCGAGGCGGGGTTGAACCGCTTGAGAGGGCAGCGCGCGCAGCTCCTCGAGGAGCTTCTCAAGGGTGTCATCCAGCTCGGCGACATCGGCATCGTGGCTTTTTTCGAGGCGCTTGCGCAGCGCGGCGTGCAGTTTTTCCAGGGTCTGCAGGTTCGGCTCGGCCTCGGAGGCGGCCGGGAAATTCTGCAACTGAGGCCCGAGCACCAGCGCCAGATCCGCGATGGCGGCAAGCTTCTCTTCCTGCTGGTCGGGAACGAAATCGAACACGCTGCGCACGCTGTCGACCGAGGACAGTTTCTCGAACCGTTGAATCCGGGTGTGCGCATCCTCCTCGTTCAAGGCGAGCGAAGCCAGGGTCATCGGCGAGGTGTCGCGGGATTTCAGCAGATACTTGAAAGTCTTGACCGATTCGGTGGCCGGGTCGCGCAGGTTGATCGGGTTGAAATCGATCACGATCCGGCTCAGCAGCGCACCGGCCGCGAGTCCCAGGATCAGGGTGAGTATCCGGATCGGCCCGGCATAGCGCATCGGCCAGTTGGACAGCAGCGCCCGGGTCAGCGCGCGCGGCCTGCGCTGGACCGCGCGGCGGGAAGGCTTGTAGGGCAGGATGTTCATGATCGCCGGCAGCACCGTGAAGGTGGTGGCCAGGGCGATGAACATGCTGGTGCCGGCGATGATGCCCAGCTCCGCGACGCCGGAGTAGGCCGTCGGGATGAACGCGTAGAGGCCGATGGCGGCGGTCAGCGTGCACAGGAGTAGCGCCGAGCCCGTCGACGCGAAGGTTTCGCGCAAGGCGGCCCGCTGCGGCATGCCCCGCAGGATGAGCTCCCGGTAGCGCAGGCAGAAATGGGACGAATACGCGTCCCCCATGCCGATGAACAGCACGGTGAAGGAGATCGAGATCAGGTTGAGCTGGCCGATCGCCAGGGTGGCGAAACCCATGGAAAACACCAGGCCCATGCCCAGGGTCAGGAAAGTGGCGAGCATCAGCTTGAACGAACGGTAGGCCAGCCACAGGGTGAGGCAGACCAGCACGGCGGAGGCCACGCCGGCGATGGTGACGCTTTCCTGCACCGTCAGCATTTCCTCGTATTCCAGGACGACTTCGCCGGTCTTGCGTACCTGGACGTCGGACAGGGCATCGGCGCGAATGCCGTCTATGGCCTGGTCGATGGCGGCTATGGCCTTCGCCGCCGGCATCAGTTCCTCGAAGAAGAGTTTCGGCCGGATGACGATGAAACGCTTGGTGATGCCGAGGCCCTCCTTCTGTCCCATGATGAGCTGTTGCCAGGACAGGCGGTAGGGGTGCTTGTCCACCGCGGCTTGAAACGCCTCGTTGAGGCGGCGGGTGAAGGCGCCCAGTTCGACGGGGAGGTCGGATTCCTTGGCGTCCAGCGCCTGGGCGTAGATGCCGAAGAAGCCGGCGAGACTGTTGTCCTCGGCCAGCCGTCCGAAGAACGGCTGGGCGGCGGACAGATCCTGGCTGACCTGTTCCAGATCTTTCAGGCTCAGATACAAGAGTCCATTGCGGGCGAAGAAATCGCCCCCGTCGGGCACATAGACCGACTCGATCGTCGCCGACTGCCCGGCCAGCTTCTGCTGGAGAGCATCGACGGCATCCGAAGCCTGTTCGGGCGTTTTTCCCTCGACCAGCAGTACGATGGTGGAGACGTCCTGGGGGAATTCCGCCTCGAACCGGATCCTGTTTTTCTGGAACGGGAGTTCCGTCGAGATGGTGTCGGCCGTGTTGGTGTTCACGGTCAGGTTTTTCGTCGTGTATTGCAGCGTCAGGCCGCAGGCGGCAAACGCGACGAACAGGATCAGCCAGGGATGGGTCAGCACCCGGGATTCCCATCCGTGCATCAGGCGGATGAGAAAGCTCGTCCGGGTTTCCGGCGTGACAGTCATTTTTCCTTTGGACATTGCTCGAGTCAGAATTTTGCGGGAGCGTGCAGATGGGGGCTCATTGCACGCAGGGTCGCCGACGCCGCTTTGAAAGCCATGGCCAGGCGGAGCAGGTCGGGAATATCCGACGGTCGCCGCATCAGGTTGGCGATCAGTTTCGGCAGCCGGGTATTGCCGTGCGGGTCGAGCGCGTCGAGCACGCTGCGGGGGATCGCCGTCGCCGCGTCGTCGGCGATGGCGCGGATCACCAAAGCCGGCAGTCCCAGTGCCGTGGCGGTACGGACTACGGCTCCGCTTTCCATGTCGACGGCGTCGGCGCCGGTGGCGGCAGCCAACATCCGCTTGGCGTCGCGGCCGTGGACGATGCCGTCGCTGGCGGTTACCCGTCCGGTGGACACCTTGCAGGGAAGCGCTTCTGCATACCGTACCGCTCCTCGATGCCAGTCGGGATGGGCAGGCAATACCGTGCCGTCGGCACACGCGACTTCGGTGGGCAGCATAAGGTCACCGGACGCCAGATGTCCCCCGAGTGCGCCGGCACATCCCCAACTGACCAAGGCGTTGCAGCCTCCTTCCGCCAGCCGGAGCGCGGCCTTCGCCGCATTGTCCGGGCCGCTGCCGGACAGGCAGAAATGGAGCGTGTCACTGACGGCAAGCGGTTCGCTGCGGCGCAGCGGGCGCCGCGTCAGCGTACGGCATTCGGCCGGCAGGGCGACGACGACACCGATCCGAGTCACGCCCGGGCGTAGCGTTCGTTACGGTAACGAGCCAGTGCCCACAGGGGGAAGAATTTGTCGTAGCCGTGATATTTCAGATAGAACACGCGGGGGAAGCCCGGTGCGGTGAAGCATTCGTCGTTCCAGAACCCGTCGGGCCGCTGCTGTCTGAGCAGATAGTCGACGCCGGCCTGGACCTCCGGCGATCCGGCTTCGCCTGCCGCCATCAGCGCGATCAGCGCGAATCCGGTCTGGAATGCCGTGCTGGTGTGGAAGCGGCCCCGGTGCGACGTGTCGTGGTAGCTGAAATTGTCTTCGCCCCAGCCGCCATCCTCGCGCTGGACGCTCTTGAGCCACGCCACGGCGCGGCGCACGCTCGGGTCGTCGTTCGGAATGCCGGCGGCCTCGTAAGCCAGCAGCACCGACCAGGTGCCGTAGATATAGTTGGTGCCCCAGCGGCCGAACCAGGAGCCGTCGGCTTCCTGTTCCCGGCGCAGGTACTCGATCGTGCGCTCCAGGACGGGGCGCAGCTCGGGTTGCCGGTTCACCCATTTGGCGAGGAACATGGCGCAGCGGGCGCTCACGTCCGCCGTCGGCGGGTCGAGCAGGGCGCCGTGGTCGGCGAAGGGAATGGAGTTGAGGTAATAGTAGGTATTGTCGGCGTCGAAGGCCCCGAATCCGCCGTTGCTGGACTGCATGCCGGCGATCCAGTTGGCTGCCAAGCGCAAGGTCTCGTCGAAGCTCGGATCTTCCGAGCCCTGTAGCGCATGGGCCACGACGGCGCTGTCGTCGACGTCCGGATAATAGTCGTTGCCGAACTGGAACGCCCAGCCGCCGCCTTCCAGGCCCGGCCGGTTGACCCGCCAGTCGCCGGGCGCATCCTTGGCGATCTGCTTCGAGGCCAGCCACTTGAGCCCTTTGTGCAGAGCCGCGTCGAGCTGGATATCCGCGGTATGGCGCGCCACCTCCTGCAAGGTGAGGGAGGTGAGGGCGGTGTCCCAGATCGGCGAGACGCAGGGCTGGCAGTAGGCGCTTTCGCCCTGGAATACCAGCAGCCGTTCGATGGATTCGCGGGCGACTCTGCGGCGCTCGTCGTCCGGCGGCACGCCGAGGAAATCCAGCGCCTCGTAGGCGTTGACCATGGCCGGGAAAATCGCGCCCAGCCCGTCGACGCCGTTGAGCCGTGCCGTGAACCACTCGAACGCCTTCTGGGTCGCCTTCTTGCGCATGGCGTCGGGGATCAGCGGTTCCAGCATCCGTCCGAACCGTTCCAGGGCGAGGATGGCCTTGCCGAGCGGCGTCTTGACGTGGTCGAAATAATGGCGCTCCTGCTGCGGATCGACCGTGAACAGCTCACGGATATGGGTCCTGGACGGGTTGCGCGCGGTCACCTTATGGCTGCACAGGATGAACAGCGGCACCATGACCGTGCGCGACCAGTACGACACCTTGTCCAAGTGGAACGGAAACCACTTCGGCAGCAGCATGATTTCCACCGGGATGAAGGGGACCCCGCGCCAGGGAATCTGTTCGAACATGGCGAGCATGATGCGCGTGAACACGTTGGAGCGCGCGGCGCCGCCTTGGGCGAGAATCCACTCGCGGGCCTTCTTCATGTGGGGGGCTTCGACGGAATCGCCGGCCAGCTTGAGGGCGTAATAGGCCTTGACGGTGCAGCTGATGTCGCCGGCGCCGCCCTGGAACAGCGGATAGCTGCCGTCGGCGCTCTGATGGGCGCGGAGATAGTTGGCGATCTTGGCCTGCAGCTCCCCGTCGATTTCGTCCATGAAATGCATCATCAGGACGTACTCGGCCGGGATGGTGCAGTCGGCTTCGAGCTCGAACACCCAGTAGCCCTCCAGGTGTTGCAGGCTCAGCAGACGGTCCTTGGCCTGCCTGATCGCCGCATCGAGAGGAGACTCGACGTATGAGGCGGTCAGCGGCGGTTCGAGGTTGGATATTACTGTCGCTTCTCTCAACATGGGCGATGTTTCCTGGAGGTTCGGTGCGTATTCAAATGTCGATGGGCCTGGGCTGGAGGACGGCGGCAGGCACTGCGGTGGGCAGGCCGAGTCCGGCGAGCCGGAATGTGGCCTTCAGCAAGGCGTCGTTGCCGCGGGTCAGCCGCGAGGCGACTATCGTCGCCTTGACCGCCCGCCGCGTGATCTTTACTTGGGCGGAGTCGCTGAAATACGGGTTGCCGTGGATCTTGCGCAGTGTGAGCACCGCCATCCCCAACGCCCACAGGCAGAATTCGCGGATGCCGGTTTCGTGGCTCGGGATCAGCAACGTATAATCCAGCGCGTTGCGCAGGTGGGCATGGGCCACGCCGATCAGCCGGTCGAAGCCGCGGACGAAATCGGGATTGCCGTGGTGCGGCCGGAGCTCGGCAAGGGAGAAGCCGCATTCTGTGAAGACGTCTTGCGGAAGCCAGCAGACGCCGCGCGAGTGGTCATCCCACAGATCCTTGAGGATGTTGGTCATCTGCAGGCCTTGCCCGAAGGAGACCGCGAGCTCCATGAGCCGGGCCCTGTGTGCGGCGATTTCCGGCGAGTAATGACAGAACAGCCGGGTCAGCATCTCTCCGACCACACCGGCGACGTAATAGCAGTAATCGCCCATCTGCCGCAGATCTTTGAGGCCGTGGCGCAGGTCTTTGTCCTGAAACTCGGCCATTCCTCTGGACATCGTGGCCACGCAGTCGGCCAAGGCCTCCCGCTGGGGCCGGGCGAAACCGTGGGTGATGCGGATCACGCGCGGAATGGCGGCGATCAGCTCCCTCTCGGAGGCCAGGGTCTGTTCGGAGAGCCGCGGAAACAGCTCGCTGGCGAGCGGGGCGGCCGGCGCATTCCCGGCGACGACCTGGGCGAAGCGCTCGCAATACCGCCTCTTCTGGGCGGAGCTCAGTGCCACTTCATCCTCGATGGTGTCGACGATCCGGCACAGCAGGTAGCCGTTGGATACCGGCCGGGCCAAGCCTTCCGGCAGCCGCGGGATCGTCAGGGCGAAAGTGCGGGACACGCCGTCCAGGAAATAGGCCTGGAACTCGTCGTCCGACAGATTCTCGTGCATCGCAGGTTGCGAGGGGGATGTTCCGCTCATCTAGGGTAGGCGTCGGTTGCTCGGGCTCGAGTCGGCCACGGCGGCTAACTCCTTGTAAAAGGGGTGAAAGTCTACCGATTCGGGGGCTTGAGTCAAGTTCTGTTGTTTTTTTATCAAAGATGAGTTGAGTAATATGCAACTGGATGCTAGCATGCGTTCCTATTCAAGGGAATGCCGCAATCCCCGTTTTTGAACAAGAAAAAGGATTGTTGTTACAATCCGGGCTCAATCCCTAGTGCCAGACTAGGAAAATGTCCCCCGGCGGTCCCGTGCGGCCGCGTTTTTTGGGCAATGGTTTGGCCTGTATGCGTTTGGGCAGACATGAAACGATCGTCGGACCGGCTGTCTCACGCCGTTCCGTCCCCAGCTAGAAGAATCGAGGAGAAACGAATGGGCGTTCCACTGCGTCAACAACTGACCGTCGCAAAGTATCTGCTCAAACAGAAGATTTTCGGGGTCAAGCGCTATCCTCTGGTGCTGATGCTCGAACCGTTGTTCCGCTGCAACCTGGCCTGCGCCGGCTGCGGGAAAATCGATTATCCGGACGAGATATTGAACCGGCGCCTGAGCGTCGAGGAATCGCTGCAGGCCGTTGACGAATGCGATGCGCCCATCGTGTCGATCGCGGGGGGGGAGCCACTGCTTCACAAGGAATTGCCGGAGATCGTGCGCGGCATCATCGCGCGCAAGAAGTACGTCTATCTGTGCACCAATGCGCTGTTGCTCAAGAAGCGGATCGACGATTACCAGCCTTCCCCCTTCCTGACGCTGTCGATCCATCTCGACGGCAACCGCGATCGGCACGACGCTTCCGTCTGCCAGACAGGCGTGTTCGACCGTGCCGTCGAAGCGGTCGAGATGGCGATTGCCCGGGGCTTCCGGGTGACCATCAACTGCACGCTGTTCCAGGGTGAATCGGCCGAGGAAGTGGCCGAGTTCCTGGACCACACCAGGCGCCTGGGCGTCGAGGGCGTCACCATCGCGCCCGGCTTCAGCTACGAGCACGCGCCGCAGCAAGACATCTTCATCCGGATGCGCGACAGCAAGGAGCTGTTCCGCAAGGTGTTCAAGCTGGGCCGCGGCCGCGGCTGGCGTTTGAACCATTCGGGGCTCTATCTCGATTTCCTGGCGGGCAACCAGAGCTACAACTGCACGCCCTGGGGCAACCCGACCCGGAACGTCTTCGGCTGGCAGAAACCATGCTACCTGCTGGTGGACGAGGGTTACGCGCCTTCCTTCCGCGCCTTGATGGAGGAGACGCCCTGGCACAAGTACGGCAATTCGAAAAATCCGAAATGCGCCAACTGCATGGCTCACTGCGGCTACGAGGCCAGCGCGGTGGAGGATGCCATGCAGCGTCCCTGGAAAGCGGCCTGGGTCGCGATGTTCGGGCCGAAGACGGCAGGGGGCATGGCGCCGGAGCCGGAGCCGGAATACGAGACCGGGACGCCCGGGGTTGCCCCGGTCAAAGCGCGTCCGGCGATCCGTATCGAAGCGGTCGAATAGTTCGCCTGGAGAGACTCCTGCAAAAAAGCCGGCCTCGAAGCCGGCTTTTTTGCGCCCGGACGAAAGCCGTCCGGTCAGTAGTGCAGCAGCGAATGCACGCGTCGGCCGTTCAACGCCTGGCGGCCTTCGAGCGCGTCGAGCTCGACCACGAAGGCGCAGGCCGCGACTTCGGCGCCGAGACTCTCCACCAGCGAACAACTGGCGCGGGCAGTGCCGCCGGTGGCCAGGAGGTCGTCGACCATCAGCACGCGGTCGCCCACCCCCAAGGCATCCAGGTGTACCTCCAGACGGGCCGAGCCGTATTCCAGATCGTAGTCGACAGCCTGGACGTCGTACGGAAGTCTGCCTGGTTTGCGCAGGGGCACGAAGCCGACGCCCAGCTCCCAGGCCGCCAGTGCGCCGAAGATGAACCCCCGCGCTTCCATGCCGGCGACGGCGGTGATGTCCTCGCCGACGAACGGGTGGATGAGCTGGTGGATGGCGAACCTCAGCGCCGCCGGATCCTTCACCAGCGGCGTGATGTCCCGGAACAGGATGCCGGGCTTGGGGAAGTCCGGAATGTCCCGAATCCTGGCACGCAGCTTGTCCATCAGTGCTTCCCCTTGGCCGAGCTGCGGGCGCGCGGTGATTTCTCCCCGGAAGCCGTGGCCTGGAGGAATGCCTCGATCGATCGGGCGATGCCCGCCTGATCCAGGCCTGCGATGGCCAGGAGTTCCTCCCGGGTGCCCTGGTCGAGGAACTCGTCCTTCAGGCCGATCTGGCAGACCGGGATGCCGCAGCGCTGGGCGGCCAAGAATTCGCTGACCGCGCTGCCGGCGCCGCCCGCGACGG encodes the following:
- a CDS encoding adenine phosphoribosyltransferase; amino-acid sequence: MDKLRARIRDIPDFPKPGILFRDITPLVKDPAALRFAIHQLIHPFVGEDITAVAGMEARGFIFGALAAWELGVGFVPLRKPGRLPYDVQAVDYDLEYGSARLEVHLDALGVGDRVLMVDDLLATGGTARASCSLVESLGAEVAACAFVVELDALEGRQALNGRRVHSLLHY
- a CDS encoding phytoene/squalene synthase family protein; amino-acid sequence: MSGTSPSQPAMHENLSDDEFQAYFLDGVSRTFALTIPRLPEGLARPVSNGYLLCRIVDTIEDEVALSSAQKRRYCERFAQVVAGNAPAAPLASELFPRLSEQTLASERELIAAIPRVIRITHGFARPQREALADCVATMSRGMAEFQDKDLRHGLKDLRQMGDYCYYVAGVVGEMLTRLFCHYSPEIAAHRARLMELAVSFGQGLQMTNILKDLWDDHSRGVCWLPQDVFTECGFSLAELRPHHGNPDFVRGFDRLIGVAHAHLRNALDYTLLIPSHETGIREFCLWALGMAVLTLRKIHGNPYFSDSAQVKITRRAVKATIVASRLTRGNDALLKATFRLAGLGLPTAVPAAVLQPRPIDI
- a CDS encoding phosphorylase, with protein sequence MTRIGVVVALPAECRTLTRRPLRRSEPLAVSDTLHFCLSGSGPDNAAKAALRLAEGGCNALVSWGCAGALGGHLASGDLMLPTEVACADGTVLPAHPDWHRGAVRYAEALPCKVSTGRVTASDGIVHGRDAKRMLAAATGADAVDMESGAVVRTATALGLPALVIRAIADDAATAIPRSVLDALDPHGNTRLPKLIANLMRRPSDIPDLLRLAMAFKAASATLRAMSPHLHAPAKF
- the shc gene encoding squalene--hopene cyclase — translated: MLREATVISNLEPPLTASYVESPLDAAIRQAKDRLLSLQHLEGYWVFELEADCTIPAEYVLMMHFMDEIDGELQAKIANYLRAHQSADGSYPLFQGGAGDISCTVKAYYALKLAGDSVEAPHMKKAREWILAQGGAARSNVFTRIMLAMFEQIPWRGVPFIPVEIMLLPKWFPFHLDKVSYWSRTVMVPLFILCSHKVTARNPSRTHIRELFTVDPQQERHYFDHVKTPLGKAILALERFGRMLEPLIPDAMRKKATQKAFEWFTARLNGVDGLGAIFPAMVNAYEALDFLGVPPDDERRRVARESIERLLVFQGESAYCQPCVSPIWDTALTSLTLQEVARHTADIQLDAALHKGLKWLASKQIAKDAPGDWRVNRPGLEGGGWAFQFGNDYYPDVDDSAVVAHALQGSEDPSFDETLRLAANWIAGMQSSNGGFGAFDADNTYYYLNSIPFADHGALLDPPTADVSARCAMFLAKWVNRQPELRPVLERTIEYLRREQEADGSWFGRWGTNYIYGTWSVLLAYEAAGIPNDDPSVRRAVAWLKSVQREDGGWGEDNFSYHDTSHRGRFHTSTAFQTGFALIALMAAGEAGSPEVQAGVDYLLRQQRPDGFWNDECFTAPGFPRVFYLKYHGYDKFFPLWALARYRNERYARA
- a CDS encoding MMPL family transporter translates to MSKGKMTVTPETRTSFLIRLMHGWESRVLTHPWLILFVAFAACGLTLQYTTKNLTVNTNTADTISTELPFQKNRIRFEAEFPQDVSTIVLLVEGKTPEQASDAVDALQQKLAGQSATIESVYVPDGGDFFARNGLLYLSLKDLEQVSQDLSAAQPFFGRLAEDNSLAGFFGIYAQALDAKESDLPVELGAFTRRLNEAFQAAVDKHPYRLSWQQLIMGQKEGLGITKRFIVIRPKLFFEELMPAAKAIAAIDQAIDGIRADALSDVQVRKTGEVVLEYEEMLTVQESVTIAGVASAVLVCLTLWLAYRSFKLMLATFLTLGMGLVFSMGFATLAIGQLNLISISFTVLFIGMGDAYSSHFCLRYRELILRGMPQRAALRETFASTGSALLLCTLTAAIGLYAFIPTAYSGVAELGIIAGTSMFIALATTFTVLPAIMNILPYKPSRRAVQRRPRALTRALLSNWPMRYAGPIRILTLILGLAAGALLSRIVIDFNPINLRDPATESVKTFKYLLKSRDTSPMTLASLALNEEDAHTRIQRFEKLSSVDSVRSVFDFVPDQQEEKLAAIADLALVLGPQLQNFPAASEAEPNLQTLEKLHAALRKRLEKSHDADVAELDDTLEKLLEELRALPSQAVQPRLDALEKSVLGGLRKTINNLNTSLEAEPITLDSLPADIRERWISKDGLYRLQIFPRNDLNDLDKLREFIQEAQTVDPDVTDLPVTYLESMNAVIVAFVQAFGTALGAITLLLLLILRNLKDTLLVLLPLLLASLFTAAVTVLIHVPFNFANIIALPLLFGLGVDNGIHMAHRLHYLKSTHDALLDSSEAKGVFYGALTTVFSFASLAFTPHPGMSSMGILLAIGLMLSLVCALVVLPAFAARRVKA
- the hpnH gene encoding adenosyl-hopene transferase HpnH; translated protein: MGVPLRQQLTVAKYLLKQKIFGVKRYPLVLMLEPLFRCNLACAGCGKIDYPDEILNRRLSVEESLQAVDECDAPIVSIAGGEPLLHKELPEIVRGIIARKKYVYLCTNALLLKKRIDDYQPSPFLTLSIHLDGNRDRHDASVCQTGVFDRAVEAVEMAIARGFRVTINCTLFQGESAEEVAEFLDHTRRLGVEGVTIAPGFSYEHAPQQDIFIRMRDSKELFRKVFKLGRGRGWRLNHSGLYLDFLAGNQSYNCTPWGNPTRNVFGWQKPCYLLVDEGYAPSFRALMEETPWHKYGNSKNPKCANCMAHCGYEASAVEDAMQRPWKAAWVAMFGPKTAGGMAPEPEPEYETGTPGVAPVKARPAIRIEAVE